In Sulfurimonas hongkongensis, the following proteins share a genomic window:
- the fabG gene encoding 3-oxoacyl-ACP reductase FabG, producing MKFSGKNVLVTGSSRGIGAEIAKTLAGYGLKVWINYRSGAKEADAIKDNIEESGGRAAVIGFDVSDEVAFVDAIKTIVDCDGELSYLVNNAGITNDKLALRMKTEEFMSVINANLASCFIGCREAMKVMRKKKFGSVVNIASIVGETGNAGQTNYAASKGGVIAMSKSFAIEAATSGIRYNTITPGFIATQMTDTLSDEVKESFTSKIPMRRFGDAKEVAEATAFLLSDHSSYITGETLKVNGGMNMA from the coding sequence GTGAAATTTAGCGGAAAAAATGTTTTAGTTACAGGTTCTAGTCGTGGGATTGGTGCTGAGATTGCAAAGACTTTGGCTGGTTATGGTTTAAAAGTTTGGATTAATTATAGAAGTGGTGCAAAAGAAGCTGATGCCATAAAGGATAACATAGAAGAAAGTGGTGGCAGGGCTGCTGTTATTGGCTTTGATGTTAGTGATGAGGTTGCATTTGTAGATGCCATTAAGACTATAGTAGATTGTGATGGGGAACTTTCATATCTTGTAAATAATGCTGGCATTACAAATGATAAACTTGCACTTCGTATGAAAACAGAGGAGTTTATGAGCGTTATAAATGCTAACTTAGCGTCTTGTTTTATAGGATGTCGTGAAGCTATGAAAGTTATGAGAAAGAAAAAGTTTGGCTCAGTTGTAAACATCGCATCCATCGTAGGAGAGACGGGAAATGCTGGACAAACAAATTATGCAGCCTCAAAAGGTGGAGTTATTGCGATGAGCAAGAGTTTTGCAATAGAAGCAGCAACAAGTGGCATCCGTTACAACACCATAACTCCAGGTTTTATTGCAACCCAGATGACAGATACCCTAAGTGATGAAGTAAAGGAGAGTTTTACATCTAAGATACCGATGAGACGCTTTGGAGACGCAAAAGAAGTAGCAGAAGCAACAGCCTTTTTACTCTCGGATCACTCTAGTTATATAACAGGTGAAACACTAAAAGTTAATGGTGGCATGAACATGGCGTAA
- the acpP gene encoding acyl carrier protein, which produces MALLDDIKEVVVEQLSVNADEVKEDAKFVEDLGADSLDVVELVMALEEKFDIEIPDDEAEKIQTVKDVVDYIENK; this is translated from the coding sequence ATGGCACTTTTAGACGATATTAAAGAAGTAGTAGTTGAGCAACTCAGCGTTAATGCAGATGAAGTAAAAGAGGACGCAAAGTTCGTTGAAGATTTAGGTGCTGATAGCCTTGATGTAGTTGAACTAGTAATGGCTCTTGAAGAGAAATTTGATATCGAGATTCCTGATGATGAAGCAGAGAAGATTCAAACTGTTAAAGATGTTGTTGATTATATAGAAAATAAATAA